A region of the Paenibacillus sp. J23TS9 genome:
TTAACGAAAAAAGCGATGAAGGATGTATATGAAAACCATCATCCGCGGGAGCGCATGCATTCAACACAATTGAAGGAGAGATCTTCCCATGACAACGATTAATCAGACAGTCATTCAAGAGGCAGCAGCTTATATTCAAAGCAAAACAGAGGCGAAACCGGAGGTAGGCCTGATTTTAGGATCAGGGCTAGGTGTACTTGCGGATTTGATTCAGGACGGAATTTCGATTCCTTATCAGGAAATTCCTCATTTCCCAGTGTCCACGGTTGAAGGACATGACGGTGAGCTCCTGCTCGGTACCATCGAAGGGCGTGCAGTAGTCATGATGAAAGGCCGTTTTCATATGTATGAAGGATATGGGCCTGAAGTGACGGCGTTTCCGGTACGCGTGATGAAAGAGCTGGGTGTTTCAAGCCTGCTCGTAACCAATGCGGCCGGCGGCGTGAATACTTCCTATGAGCCCGGGGACCTGATGGTGATTTCGGATCATCTAAATCTCACAGGCAAAAGTCCGCTCGTCGGTCCAAATGACGCTGCACTAGGCGTACGTTTCCCGGATATGTCCGAAGGCTACAGCCGCCGTCTGCGCAAGCTTCTGAAGGATACGGCTGAATCCAAAGGCATTCATGTCCAAGAAGGGGTATATGCAGGACTGCTGGGTCCTACCTATGAAACTCCTGCTGAAATCAGAATGCTGCGGACTCTGGGCGCTGACGCTGTAGGAATGTCAACGGTATCAGAAACCATCGTAGCCCGCCATGCCGGACTCGAAGTGCTTGGTATTTCCTGTATCAGCAACATGGCTGCGGGGATATTGGACCAGCCGCTTTCGCATGACGAAGTCATGGAAACCACGGACCGCGTGCGTGAGAAATTCCTGAGCTTGGTGCTCTCTGTCATTCCGAACATGTAAGACTGGAGCATAATTTCTTAATCAAATGAATGAGAATGTCCGCAGGTCATAGACCTGTGGACATTTTTTTGTCCGGTTTGTCCAAAATTTTCCTCCATATCCCGCCTTTGCATGGAATATTTTTCTGCCAACCTGACGACACTGGAAAACAGCAGCAATATCAGATTTTTGTGAATTCGCGCAGGCTTTAGGGTGATGCAGGATTTCCAAAATTCTCATATCACTAATGACCAGAGGTCAGGAGGGGACTTATTTTGAAAAAAACGCTATTAGCAGTTGTGCTTATGTTATGCTTTTCGACTGCTGCTTTTCCGCAAATGGGATCTGCCGAGGAAAAGGCCAAGCAGTCCGCCCAAGCGGAGCTCGCGGCAAATGCCAAGTCTGCCATCCTCATGGATGCGGATACGGGAACTATTATCTATGAAAAAAACAGCCATGATAAACTGCCGCCAGCCAGTATCACCAAGATCATGACCATGCTGCTTACCATGGAGGCCATTGATTCCGGGAAGCTGAAGCTGACCGACATGGTCCGCACGAGCGAGTATGCTGCATCCATGGGGGGCTCACAGATTTTCCTGGAACCCGGCGAGGAAATGTCTGTCAATGAAATGCTGAAAGGGATTGCGATGGCATCGGGTAATGATGCTTCTGTGGCGATGGCAGAGAAGCTCGCTGGAACCGAAGAAGCCTTCGTTCAAATGATGAATGACAAGGTGCAGGAGCTGGGACTCACGGACACCCATTTTGCTAACTGTAACGGTCTGCCTGCGGAAAATCACTACTCTTCTGCACATGATATCGCGGTGATCAGCCGTGAGCTCTTGAAGCATAAGGAAATTACCAAATACACCGGCTCATACCAGGATTATCTGCGCAAAGATTCACAGAAGCCGTTCTGGCTCGTTAATACGAACAAGCTGGTTCGCTTTTATACTGGGGCCGACGGACTGAAAACCGGATACACCTCTGAAGCAAAGTTCTGCCTTTCGGCTACCGCCGTGAATGGTAATCTAAGAGCTGTAGCCGTTGTACTCGGTGAACCGAATACAAAGACGCGCAATGAAGAAGTATCCAAGATGTTTGATTATATGTTTGCGCAGTACAGTACCCATACGATATTTAAACCGGGAGATACCATCGGAACGGTGAAAATCAATAAAGGCAATGTCAAAGAACTGACGCTTACAGCCGGACAAAACTACAGTGTTCTCCTGAAGAAGAATGCAAAAGCGGAGGGCGTGCGTCATGAGCTCCAAGTTCCGAAAGAAGTGAAAGCCCCGGTTCAGGCCGGACAGGTGCTCGGTAAGCTGGTGGTTTACCAGGGCGACAAAGTTCTCAAGGAATTCGAGCTCAAATCCCCTGAACAGATCGGAAAGGCTGGCTGGTGGAAGCTTTTCAAGCGAACGACGGCCAAATTATTTCTTGTAGATTGATAGCAGTTTTCTTCTAGTTTTGTCGGGGTGCAGGAATCTCTTTTTACTGCGTAGAAATCCTTGTTCAAGACAGGAAGGAGAGTGAGCAGGCGTGAATTTGCAAGTGGAAATGGAACATCACCGCAAAACACTGATTGTCCGTCTATCCGGAGAGCTTGATCATCATACAGCCGATCATGTCCGTTTACAGCTGGATGAATCCATTCAGAAAGGACAAACGGAGCATTTGGTGCTCAGTTTTAAACATTTACAGTTTATGGATAGTTCCGGACTAGGCGTTATTTTGGGACGGTACAAGCTGATCAAAAGCAAAGGCGGCAAAATGGCGGTATGCGATGTGAATGAAGCGGTCTATCGTCTGCTGGACATGTCCGGGCTGTTTAAGATCATGCCTATTTATGATAACGAGGGCCAGGCGCTCTCGGGACTGGAGGTTGTGTCATGAATGAAGAAAAGGCTCCGCAGCGTAATTTCATGACGCTCCAATTTTCATCCAAATCCGAAAATGAATCTTTTGCCCGGGTAACGGTTGCGGCCTTTATTTCCCAGCTTGACCCGACCATGGATGAATTGAGCGATCTGAAAACGGTCATTTCGGAAGCGGTCACGAACAGTGTTATTCACGGTTATGACAGCAATCCGGAAGGGAAGGTCACCATCACCGCCGAGATTGTCGGCGACACGGTTACCATTACCGTTGAAGATAAGGGAGCCGGCATTGAGGATTTGGATTTGGCAAGGCAGCCGCTATACACGTCAAAGCCTGAACTGGAGAGATCAGGAATGGGATTTACGATCATGGAAAACTTCATGGATGAGTTTGAAGTTTCCAGCGAACCTGGCTCCGGTACATCGATCAGGATGAAGAAAAGGATTGAATCCAAGAAAGCTTTGTATAATTAGGGGTTGGGCGCATGGATGCTGATGTGAAAAAACCTTCTCAGACCTATCTGGAAGATGCGGAAGTCAAACGTCTGATCGCACTGAGTCAGACCGGTGACAGCATGGCCCGCGATACGCTGGTAAACTGCAACATCCGTCTCGTCTGGTCCGTTGTACAAAGGTTCATGAACCGCGGCTATGAGCCCGAGGATCTGTTTCAGATCGGCTGTATCGGTTTGCTGAAGTCTGTTGATAAATTTGATTTGAGCTACGATGTTAAATTTTCAACGTATGCTGTTCCCATGATTATCGGAGAGATCCAGCGTTTCCTGCGGGATGACGGCACACTCAAGGTCAGCCGCTCGTTGAAGGAAATGGCCAATAAGGTCCGGAAGAAGAAGGACGAGATGTCGAAGCATCTGGACCGACTGCCTACGATCAAAGAGGTTGCTGAAGAACTCGGGGTAACGCCGGAGGAAGTGGTTTTCGCCCAGGAGGCCAACAAGCCGCCAACCTCTATCCATGAAACCGTATTTGAGAATGACGGGGATCCGATCACGCTTATGGATCAGATTGCCGACGACTCCCAGGAACGGTGGTTTGATAAGCTTGCTCTTAACGAAGCCATAGACGGTCTCTCCGAGCGTGAGAAGCTGATCGTATATCTACGGTATTACCGCGATCAGACACAGTCGGAGGTAGCCTCGAGGCTTGGGATATCACAGGTGCAGGTATCCCGTCTGGAAAAGAAAATATTGCAGCTGATCCGTGATCAGATTGCGCTATGAAGATCAATAGACCGGCCAAGGATAACCTTGGCCGGTCTATTTTTTGTGTATGGCATCGATGGTGAGTGGAGGGATCTGTGGGGGCCTTTACTTTTTGAGGCCGCCCCTTTTTATGGTGAAATTGCAATACCTGACTAGAAAACGGTGCTATTTCCTATACTAACGTCAATGAAACAGCAAAGGAGTGATAGGGAATGTCTCCAAATCCGGCTCCTACGGTGTACCTGCAGCTGCGCAGCCGCGTACCGATAAGTCAGGGAAGGAATGTAACACTCGGGCATGTAGCCCGGATATTGAGTGACCCGGAGTGGGAGACGCCGCTTCGCAATCTTGAGCTGGTACAGCCGCATAAATGGGACGGTAACTTGTTACTTATTGATCTTATGCAAATCATTCCAAAGGTGCAGGAGCTTATCCCTGGCGCCAAAATCGAACCGATCGGACAGCACCATGTGCTTGTGGAAGTGATCAAAAAACCTAAAAAGCCCTCGATGCTGCTATTTCTGCTCGTCTGGCTGCTGCTATTCTTCGGATCTGCGCTTACCATTATGAATTTCCACGCGGACGTGAACATGCAGGAGGTCCAGATCCGGACGGTGGAGATGCTGACAGGCAAACGGGACGAGCATCCGTATTTGTTCCAGACAGCGTATTCTTTCGGTATCGGATTTGGTATGGTGGTTTTTTTTAATCATCTGTTCAAGAAAAAATGGAACGAAGAGCCGACGCCGCTTGAAGTCGAGATGTATCTCTACCAGGAGAATATCGACCAATACGTCGTTGCCCAGGAATATAAGCGGATGAAATCATCACAAAATCAGGGTGATAAGACTTGAATAGCATGCTGGGATGGATTGTACAAATTTTGCTTGGCATCGCAGGCGGCATTGCGGTAGGCGGAGGTGTCATTGCGTTGTTTATCGTACTCGACATGATTCCGCGGTTAGCTCAGTTGACCAAATCATATCATAGGGTCCATTGGTATGAGGGTGCTATGGTGTCAGGTTCGCTGATAGGTACGGTTTTTGATTTTTGGAACTGGAAGATGTCCCTTGGGGCATGGTCCGGATTTATCGTTGGTTTGTTCAACGGGATCTTCGTTGGCCTGCTGGCAGCGGCCCTGACAGAAGTTCTGAATGTGCTTCCGATTTTGGCGAAGAGATTGAGAATGATCCACTATTTGTTTGGTTTGCTAATGGCTATGGTGACCGGAAAGGTGGCAGGCTCACTGTTTGACTGGTTTGTATACAGAAAGTAAGACGCGAAAGGTGCGGGTGGATTATGAACAAGCATGAGAACGAACAGAACAGCGTAGAGGATCCGTCAGGACTAGCGATGCTGATGCAGCATGGTCAGGAGAAAGCAGACAAGAAGCAGGAAAATAAAGCTTCCGGCGAAGAAAGGGAGCGGGAGGAGGGAAAGAAGGAATCAGCAAATTCTTCCGAAGAAGGTGATCCGGAGGAGTCAGATAAGCTAAAGGCCCAGGAAAAGAAGCGGGAGGCGGAGAAGTCCGACTCGGTTGAGGAGTCCGTCATTTATTGGCAGCAGACCGATGATGTACAGGGAAGCCTGGACCGGACGAAGGCAACGTTGAAGGAAGTGGTTGGTCTTGGAACCTCCTTTGACATCGTATTCCGCGAGATGACGCTGGCCGAACAGAGAACGGGCTTATTCTTTGTCAATGGCTTCGCCAAGGATAATATTATGCTGGAAATTCTGAAAAGGCTGACATATTTGACTGCGGATCAGCTGTCAACGGATGCGCTGCGCTCCTTTTTCGAATGCTATATCCCGCATATTCAGGTTGAAGTCGATAAAAAGCTGAGCTCGACGATCAA
Encoded here:
- a CDS encoding D-alanyl-D-alanine carboxypeptidase family protein, with the protein product MKKTLLAVVLMLCFSTAAFPQMGSAEEKAKQSAQAELAANAKSAILMDADTGTIIYEKNSHDKLPPASITKIMTMLLTMEAIDSGKLKLTDMVRTSEYAASMGGSQIFLEPGEEMSVNEMLKGIAMASGNDASVAMAEKLAGTEEAFVQMMNDKVQELGLTDTHFANCNGLPAENHYSSAHDIAVISRELLKHKEITKYTGSYQDYLRKDSQKPFWLVNTNKLVRFYTGADGLKTGYTSEAKFCLSATAVNGNLRAVAVVLGEPNTKTRNEEVSKMFDYMFAQYSTHTIFKPGDTIGTVKINKGNVKELTLTAGQNYSVLLKKNAKAEGVRHELQVPKEVKAPVQAGQVLGKLVVYQGDKVLKEFELKSPEQIGKAGWWKLFKRTTAKLFLVD
- the spoIIAA gene encoding anti-sigma F factor antagonist, with the protein product MNLQVEMEHHRKTLIVRLSGELDHHTADHVRLQLDESIQKGQTEHLVLSFKHLQFMDSSGLGVILGRYKLIKSKGGKMAVCDVNEAVYRLLDMSGLFKIMPIYDNEGQALSGLEVVS
- the spoIIAB gene encoding anti-sigma F factor: MNEEKAPQRNFMTLQFSSKSENESFARVTVAAFISQLDPTMDELSDLKTVISEAVTNSVIHGYDSNPEGKVTITAEIVGDTVTITVEDKGAGIEDLDLARQPLYTSKPELERSGMGFTIMENFMDEFEVSSEPGSGTSIRMKKRIESKKALYN
- a CDS encoding stage V sporulation protein AB, yielding MLGWIVQILLGIAGGIAVGGGVIALFIVLDMIPRLAQLTKSYHRVHWYEGAMVSGSLIGTVFDFWNWKMSLGAWSGFIVGLFNGIFVGLLAAALTEVLNVLPILAKRLRMIHYLFGLLMAMVTGKVAGSLFDWFVYRK
- a CDS encoding stage V sporulation protein AA is translated as MSPNPAPTVYLQLRSRVPISQGRNVTLGHVARILSDPEWETPLRNLELVQPHKWDGNLLLIDLMQIIPKVQELIPGAKIEPIGQHHVLVEVIKKPKKPSMLLFLLVWLLLFFGSALTIMNFHADVNMQEVQIRTVEMLTGKRDEHPYLFQTAYSFGIGFGMVVFFNHLFKKKWNEEPTPLEVEMYLYQENIDQYVVAQEYKRMKSSQNQGDKT
- a CDS encoding purine-nucleoside phosphorylase, with the protein product MTTINQTVIQEAAAYIQSKTEAKPEVGLILGSGLGVLADLIQDGISIPYQEIPHFPVSTVEGHDGELLLGTIEGRAVVMMKGRFHMYEGYGPEVTAFPVRVMKELGVSSLLVTNAAGGVNTSYEPGDLMVISDHLNLTGKSPLVGPNDAALGVRFPDMSEGYSRRLRKLLKDTAESKGIHVQEGVYAGLLGPTYETPAEIRMLRTLGADAVGMSTVSETIVARHAGLEVLGISCISNMAAGILDQPLSHDEVMETTDRVREKFLSLVLSVIPNM
- the sigF gene encoding RNA polymerase sporulation sigma factor SigF, which gives rise to MDADVKKPSQTYLEDAEVKRLIALSQTGDSMARDTLVNCNIRLVWSVVQRFMNRGYEPEDLFQIGCIGLLKSVDKFDLSYDVKFSTYAVPMIIGEIQRFLRDDGTLKVSRSLKEMANKVRKKKDEMSKHLDRLPTIKEVAEELGVTPEEVVFAQEANKPPTSIHETVFENDGDPITLMDQIADDSQERWFDKLALNEAIDGLSEREKLIVYLRYYRDQTQSEVASRLGISQVQVSRLEKKILQLIRDQIAL